One Cygnus olor isolate bCygOlo1 chromosome 31 unlocalized genomic scaffold, bCygOlo1.pri.v2 SUPER_31A, whole genome shotgun sequence DNA window includes the following coding sequences:
- the LOC121062824 gene encoding scavenger receptor cysteine-rich type 1 protein M130-like, producing MWGEVLVCSPERVLQEEKGTLSLWPLLQPLWEQEHKCNLSHRPLSPEYTGFRLVNGSTACAGRVEVEVLGTWGTLCASRWDLSDAHVLCRHLGCGFAESIPRGGHFGRAAGPVWRDSFHCDGTEAHLGQCPVTALGALPCSHENAAAVICSGHENNLSLCNTSLSESPPSSGLVEDVGAVCRGSRRVRLVDGAGRCAGRVEIYYQGRWGTVCDDAWDLADADVVCRQLGCGEALEAAGSARFGEGSGQIWLDGVNCSGAEAALWDCPAESWGQHDCGHKEDVGVVCSEFMALRLENSDGCSGRLQVFYNGTWGSVCSNSMTPKSVSLVCKELGCGNEGELETTSIYAKLPGTAWLDHVECGKSNSSFWQCPSDPWHPQSCDDLREETHITCNGAAEVRLVDGGRRCAGRVEVKHQGQWGTVCSDSWDKDDAAVVCRQLGCGVALEALPKAHFGQGSGSIWMDDIHCNGTESALSDCTHNGWGQTDCDHSWDAGVTCSGFVQLVGGDSPCSGSVEVYDRDQWKAVCDSHFGAKAAEVVCRELQCGTALSVHGAAHLGEGAGSVWDRELQCVGNESTILFCPMEPAKDQPCTHGNGTHVTCTQYTGFRLVNGSTACAGRVEVEVLGTWGTLCASRWDLSDAHVLCRHLGCGFAESIPGGGHFGRAAGPVWRDSFHCDGTEAHLGQCLVTALGASPCSHENAAAVICSGLARPMSLRLVGGGSRCDGRVEVFQHGMWGRVLDEQWDMQEASVVCRQLQCGEAEAAYTPVRAERGLGPVGLHRVQCTGHETDLSLCNTSLPESVMAAGIMEDVGAVCRGSRRVRLADGAGRCAGRVEIYYQGRWGTVCDDAWDLADAAVVCRQLSCGGAVEAAGSARFGEGSGQIWLDGVNCSGAEAALWDCPAEAWGQHDCGHKEDVGVVCSEFMALRLENSDGCSGRLQVFYNGTWGSVCSNSMTPKTVSLVCKELGCGNEGNQETTSIYAKLPGTAWLDHVECGKSNSSFWQCPSDPWHPQSCDDLREETHITCNERPQVAACPNSTRCTDREKIRTVGGKDGCSGRVEVWHRGAWGTLCDNAWDMQDAEVACRQLGCGPAVYALGQAAFGEGTGPIWLMECRGTELSLQDCWAQPGDSGACQHKKDAAVHCSAPPRTATSSPQAVPPRGPLTTSSERLSVPVIICIILGALLCLLLALLAGQVRSARARRRGSRRAGEPFPEAVYEEIAYSLAWEKQPRFSLSDDPVLPGGDPADGYDDAGVVSDPGEDPVPGQGDWDVPGIPEEGDGPRDAATDAGHHQFMVTAAKAALQLHIPHQLLIAAENEVQHSTGYFRVNEIYQNELQMSRAQPDQVYWVKS from the exons ATGTGGGGTGAGGTGTTGGTCTGCAGCCCTGAAagagtgctgcaggaggagaaaggcacGTTGTCCCTTTGGccgctcctgcagcccctgtggGAGCAAGAGCACAAATGCAACCTCTCTCACCGTCCTTTGTCCCCAGAGTACACAGGGTTCAGGCTGGTGAACGGCAGCACAGCGTGTGCGGGCAGGGTGGAGGTCGAGGTGCTGGGGACGTGGGGGACCCTCTGTGCCTCCCGCTGGGACCTCTCGGACGCCCACGTTCTCTGTCGGCACCTCGGCTGTGGCTTTGCTGAGTCCATTCCTAGAGGAGGGCATTTTGGGAGAGCAGCCGGCCCCGTCTGGAGAGACTCGTTCCACTGTGACGGGACTGAAGCCCACCTGGGGCAGTGCCCGGTGACTGCCCTGGGGGCCTTGCCGTGCTCCCACGAGAACGCTGCTGCTGTCATTTGCTCAG GGCATGAGAATAACTTGAGCCTCTGCAACACCTCCCTGTCCGAGAGCCCACCATCATCAGGACTCGTGGAGGACGTGGGGGCTGTGTGCCGAG GGAGCCGGCGGGTTCGGCTGGTGGACGGGGCTGGGCGCTGTGCTGGGAGAGTGGAGATCTACTACCAGGGGCGCTGGGGCACTGTCTGCGACGACGCCTGGGACCTGGCCGACGCTGATGTTGTTTGCCGTCAGCTGGGCTGTGGAGAGGCCCTGGAGGCAGCCGGCTCCGCTCGGTTTGGGGAGGGCTCCGGGCAGATCTGGCTGGACGGCGTCAACTGCTCCGGGGCCGAAGCTGCTCTCTGGGACTGCCCTGCCGAGTCCTGGGGGCAGCACGACTGCGGGCACAAGGAGGACGTGGGAGTTGTCTGCTCAG AGTTCATGGCCTTGAGGCTGGAGAACAGTGACGGCTGCTCCGGGCGCCTGCAGGTTTTCTACAACGGGACGTGGGGCAGCGTCTGCTCCAACTCGATGACTCCCAAGTCGGTGTCACTGGTGTGCaaggagctgggctgtgggaaTGAAGGGGAACTGGAAACAACCTCAATCTATGCCAAGCTGCCTGGCACCGCGTGGCTGGATCATGTGGAGTGTGGGAAGAGCAACAGCTCCTTCTGGCAGTGTCCCTCTGATCCCTGGCATCCGCAGTCGTGTGATGACCTCCGAGAAGAGACCCACATCACCTGCAATG GGGCTGCGGAGGTGAGGCTGGTGGATGGTGGCAGGCGCTGTGCTGGGAGAGTGGAGGTGAAACACCAGGGTCAGTGGGGGACTGTGTGCAGTGACTCCTGGGACAAGGACGATGCTGCAGTGGtttgcaggcagctgggctgtggggttGCTCTTGAAGCTCTTCCGAAAGCACACTTTGGGCAAGGATCTGGTTCCATTTGGATGGATGATATTCACTGTAATGGCACTGAGTCTGCCCTGTCTGACTGCACACACAATGGATGGGGTCAAACAGACTGCGATCACAGCTGGGATGCTGGAGTGACATGTTCAG GATTTGTCCAGCTGGTTGGAGGGGACAGCCCCTGCTCAGGAAGTGTGGAGGTCTACGATAGGGACCAGTGGAAAGCTGTCTGTGACTCCCACTTTGGTGCCAAAGCTGCTGAGGTggtctgcagggagctgcagtgCGGCACAGCCCTGTCCGTCCATGGGGCAGCTCACCTGGGAGAAGGGGCCGGTTCTGTCTGGGACAGAGAGCTGCAGTGTGTGGGAAATGAATCCACCATCCTCTTCTGTCCCATGGAGCCTGCCAAGGACCAGCCCTGCACCCACGGCAATGGCACTCATGTCACCTGCACAC AGTACACAGGGTTCAGGCTGGTGAACGGCAGCACAGCGTGTGCGGGCAGGGTGGAGGTCGAGGTGCTGGGGACGTGGGGGACCCTCTGTGCCTCCCGCTGGGACCTCTCGGACGCCCACGTTCTCTGTCGGCACCTCGGCTGTGGCTTTGCTGAGTCCATTCCTGGAGGAGGGCATTTTGGGAGAGCAGCCGGCCCCGTCTGGAGAGACTCGTTCCACTGTGACGGGACTGAAGCCCACCTGGGGCAGTGCCTGGTGACTGCCCTGGGGGCCTCGCCGTGCTCCCACGAGAACGCTGCTGCTGTCATTTGCTCAG GGCTAGCTCGCCCCATGTCCCTGCGGCTGGTGGGCGGAGGGAGCCGCTGCGACGGGCGCGTGGAGGTCTTCCAGCACGGGATGTGGGGCAGAGTCCTGGATGAGCAGTGGGACATGCAGGAGGCCAGCGTGGTGTGCCGGCAGCTGCAGTGcggagaggcagaggcagcctACACCCCTGTGAGAGCCGAGCGAGGGCTGGGCCCCGTGGGGCTGCACAGGGTGCAGTGCACAGGGCACGAGACTGACCTGAGCCTCTGCAACACCTCCCTGCCTGAGAGTGTAATGGCAGCAGGGATCATGGAGGACGTTGGGGCCGTGTGCCGGG GGAGCCGGCGGGTCCGGCTGGCAGACGGGGCCGGGCGCTGTGCCGGGAGAGTGGAGATCTACTACCAGGGGCGCTGGGGCACCGTCTGCGACGACGCCTGGGACCTGGCCGACGCCGCTGTTGTTTGCCGCCAGCTGAGCTGCGGAGGAGCTGTGGAGGCAGCCGGCTCCGCTCGGTTTGGGGAGGGCTCCGGGCAGATCTGGCTGGACGGCGTCAACTGCTCCGGGGCCGAAGCTGCTCTCTGGGACTGCCCTGCCGAGGCCTGGGGGCAGCACGACTGCGGGCACAAGGAGGACGTGGGAGTCGTCTGCTCAG AGTTCATGGCCCTGAGGCTGGAGAACAGTGACGGCTGCTCCGGGCGCCTGCAGGTTTTCTACAACGGGACGTGGGGCAGCGTCTGCTCCAACTCGATGACTCCCAAGACAGTATCACTGGTGTGCaaggagctgggctgtgggaaTGAAGGGAACCAGGAAACAACCTCAATCTATGCCAAGCTGCCTGGCACCGCGTGGCTGGATCATGTGGAGTGTGGGAAGAGCAACAGCTCCTTCTGGCAGTGTCCCTCTGATCCCTGGCATCCGCAGTCGTGTGATGACCTCCGAGAAGAGACCCACATCACCTGCAATG AAAGGCCGCAGGTGGCTGCATGCCCCAACTCCACAAGGTGCACAG ACAGGGAGAAGATCCGCACTGTGGGAGGCAAGGACGGCTGCTCGGGCAGAGTGGAGGTCTGGCACCGCGGCGCCTGGGGGACGCTGTGTGACAATGCCTGGGACATGCAGGATGCCGAGGTGGcgtgcaggcagctgggctgtggccCCGCGGTCTATGCCCTGGGCCAGGCTGCCTTTGGAGAGGGGACGGGCCCCATCTGGCTGATGGAGTGCAGGGGGACGGAGCTgtctctgcaggactgctggGCCCAGCCAGGGGACAGCGGTGCCTGCCAGCATAAGAAAGATGCGGCTGTGCATTGCTCAG ctccACCCAGGACAGCAACATCCTCCCCACAAGCAG TTCCCCCCCGGGGCCCTCTGACCACCAGCAGTGAGAGACTCTCGGTGCCTGTCATCATCTGCATCATCCTGGGggccctcctctgcctgctcctggccctcctggctgggCAGGTGCGAAGCGCCAGGGCTCGGCGCAGAG GctccaggagagctggggagccCTTCCCTGAGGCCGTGTACGAGGAGATTGCTTACAGCCTGGCGTGGGAGAAGCAGCCAAGGTTCAGTCTCTCAG ATGACCCTGTCCTGCCTGGAGGTGACCCAGCGGATGGCTACGATGATGCCGGGGTGGTTTCTGACCCTGGGGAGGATCCTGTCCCTGGGCAGGGGGACTGGGATGTGCCCGGGATTCCAGAAGAGGGAGATGGGCCCAGGGATGCAGCCACAG ATGCTGGACACCACCAgttcatggtcactgcagccaaggctgcccttcAGCTTCACATTCCCCACCAGCTTCTCATTGCTGCTGAGAATGAGGTCCAGCATAGCACTGGATACTTCAGAGTAAATGAAATCTATCAAAATGAACTCCAAATGAGCCGGGCCCAGCCAGACCAAGTATACTGGGTAAAATCTTGA